Proteins encoded in a region of the Streptomyces sp. NBC_00513 genome:
- a CDS encoding GNAT family N-acetyltransferase: protein MMSSTAPSFPERIELSGEGLVLRDWTEADLDAMPGLFDHPDIAYWTPIVSPFDDAAAHARLGRARQLRAEGTTILLAITVDGDAPLGEVMLRRAPEGTEIGYAIGPAHRGLGLAARAVRVMSAYAFEQLGTEQLILELEAENGASVAVATKAGFRLLDVPLITGEEKGRPYSLQTWGLPRP from the coding sequence ATCATGAGCAGCACAGCACCGTCGTTTCCCGAGCGGATCGAGCTTTCGGGAGAAGGCCTCGTCCTGCGCGACTGGACGGAAGCGGACCTGGACGCGATGCCCGGACTCTTCGACCACCCCGACATCGCGTACTGGACGCCGATCGTGTCCCCCTTCGACGACGCGGCCGCCCACGCCCGCCTGGGTCGGGCCCGGCAGCTCCGGGCGGAAGGCACCACGATCCTTCTCGCCATCACCGTCGATGGAGACGCGCCGCTCGGCGAGGTGATGCTGCGACGTGCCCCCGAGGGGACCGAGATCGGTTACGCGATCGGTCCGGCACACCGCGGCCTGGGGCTGGCCGCACGCGCGGTGCGGGTGATGTCCGCCTACGCCTTCGAGCAACTGGGCACGGAGCAACTGATCCTGGAGCTGGAGGCCGAGAACGGTGCCAGTGTCGCCGTGGCCACCAAAGCCGGCTTTCGGCTGCTCGACGTACCGCTGATCACCGGCGAGGAGAAGGGGCGGCCCTACAGCCTGCAGACGTGGGGACTGCCCCGCCCCTGA